The following proteins come from a genomic window of Chlamydiales bacterium:
- a CDS encoding V-type ATP synthase subunit D: MAVVKLTKNQLRLEQIQLSQLEKYLPTLQLKKAMLQTVVQEVRTEILLLQNHFHESRLIATQSAGLLNERLGLNFKLAGKVKQVEKVYENIAGVEIPVYKDIEFEPFEYSLFGTPAWIDGVVNELRMMVIARIKVLIAEEKKRALEKELQEVSIRVNLFEKSLIPKAKKNIKRIKVFLGDQELTAIGQAKVAKAKLEQRKNAH; encoded by the coding sequence ATGGCAGTAGTAAAATTAACAAAAAATCAGTTACGACTTGAACAAATTCAGCTATCTCAGCTCGAAAAGTACCTTCCTACTCTTCAACTAAAGAAAGCGATGTTACAGACAGTAGTGCAGGAGGTGCGTACAGAGATTTTATTATTACAGAATCATTTTCATGAGTCTCGTTTAATTGCGACCCAATCCGCTGGGTTGTTAAATGAGCGGTTGGGCTTGAATTTTAAGTTAGCAGGCAAAGTGAAACAAGTTGAAAAGGTGTATGAAAATATAGCCGGAGTTGAGATACCTGTTTACAAAGATATTGAATTTGAGCCATTTGAGTATTCTCTTTTTGGTACACCAGCATGGATAGATGGAGTAGTTAATGAGTTGAGAATGATGGTTATTGCGCGAATTAAAGTATTGATTGCTGAGGAAAAGAAGAGAGCTCTTGAAAAGGAATTGCAAGAAGTTTCTATTCGTGTCAATCTTTTTGAAAAAAGTCTGATTCCTAAAGCTAAAAAAAATATTAAAAGAATCAAGGTTTTCTTGGGAGACCAGGAACTGACAGCAATTGGACAGGCTAAAGTGGCTAAAGCTAAGCTAGAGCAGAGGAAAAATGCGCATTGA
- a CDS encoding V-type ATP synthase subunit I produces the protein MRIDINKYLLMGPMSMRDQCFQEIQKLGIMDFIADKSSRLQTSPEIQNFIDALHILHRMVPVKQESVHDDRSAPVLAHHVIERNRELEALQEKVRVLEKEMSRIEIFGNFLLSDLADITQQTGWIFQFFFAKTSQSLEAPKDSRVIFIDHAHGLDYFIAINKQPTSYHGFVEIIIEHSVGDLKDEIAQAKRYIDEYETELAMLAHNKKVLKRGLVTALNHYHLEEAKADLKSLLEGEMFAIEGWIPKNKIAILKKFANEFNIYIEPIQIEVEDKVPTYLENKGSARLGQDLISIYDTPSSTDKDPSLWVFIAFGVFFSMILADAGYGLLLFGLSLFCYFKFGKKTAGLTKRITLLMMSLSIGSILWGVMLTSFFGIELEFDNKLRHLSLINWMVEQKADYLLSHHPKAYMDLIDEYPNLKTAKTPEQFLIGVKRDQEGMGRYLIYDTFNKNVLIELAIFVGTIHIILSFVRYLDRNWAGLGWILFMIGAYLYFPIVLGALSMIHYIFHIPYEVGGEVGKYILFIGLGLTVILALIQKRLQGLGEIMHVIEVFADVMSYLRIYALSLAGMIMGATFNQIGTSMPIYIGIFVMIAGHAINITLAIMGGVIHGLRLNFIEWYHYSFDGGGKEFCPLKMIKLD, from the coding sequence ATGCGCATTGATATTAATAAATATCTTTTGATGGGCCCTATGAGCATGCGAGACCAGTGTTTTCAAGAGATTCAAAAATTAGGAATCATGGATTTTATTGCTGACAAATCATCTCGATTACAGACTTCACCGGAAATTCAGAATTTCATAGATGCGCTTCATATCTTACATCGTATGGTGCCTGTGAAGCAAGAATCTGTTCATGATGATCGCTCAGCTCCTGTTTTAGCCCATCATGTGATTGAAAGAAACCGTGAGTTAGAAGCACTTCAAGAAAAAGTTCGTGTTTTAGAAAAAGAGATGAGTCGGATTGAAATTTTTGGGAATTTTTTACTCTCTGATCTTGCAGATATTACACAACAAACTGGATGGATTTTTCAGTTTTTTTTCGCTAAAACAAGTCAATCATTAGAGGCTCCTAAAGATTCTAGAGTCATTTTTATTGATCATGCTCATGGACTTGATTATTTCATTGCAATAAATAAACAACCTACGAGTTATCACGGTTTTGTCGAAATTATTATCGAGCATTCTGTTGGGGATCTTAAGGATGAGATTGCTCAAGCGAAGCGATACATTGATGAGTATGAGACTGAATTAGCCATGCTTGCTCACAACAAAAAAGTATTGAAACGAGGACTCGTTACTGCTTTAAATCACTATCATCTTGAAGAAGCAAAAGCAGATCTCAAATCTCTTTTAGAGGGAGAGATGTTTGCAATTGAAGGATGGATTCCAAAGAACAAAATTGCAATTTTAAAAAAATTTGCTAACGAATTTAATATTTATATTGAGCCAATTCAGATTGAAGTAGAGGATAAAGTCCCTACCTATTTAGAAAATAAGGGATCTGCGCGTCTTGGTCAAGATTTAATCAGCATCTATGATACTCCTTCAAGTACAGATAAAGACCCCTCGCTTTGGGTGTTTATTGCTTTTGGGGTATTTTTTTCTATGATTCTTGCTGATGCTGGATATGGACTACTCTTATTTGGATTGTCGCTCTTTTGCTATTTTAAATTTGGGAAAAAAACCGCAGGTTTGACTAAGCGAATCACCTTATTAATGATGAGTTTATCGATTGGAAGTATCCTCTGGGGAGTCATGTTAACTTCATTTTTTGGGATTGAACTTGAGTTTGATAACAAATTACGCCATCTCTCTCTTATCAATTGGATGGTTGAACAAAAAGCAGATTATCTACTTAGCCATCATCCAAAAGCTTATATGGATCTTATTGATGAATACCCTAATTTGAAGACAGCAAAGACACCTGAGCAGTTTTTGATTGGTGTTAAACGAGATCAAGAAGGGATGGGAAGATATTTAATTTATGATACTTTTAATAAAAATGTTTTAATTGAATTAGCAATTTTTGTCGGTACTATTCATATTATCCTCTCATTTGTACGTTATTTAGATCGAAATTGGGCGGGTTTAGGTTGGATTCTTTTTATGATAGGAGCTTATCTTTATTTTCCAATTGTTTTAGGTGCTTTATCAATGATTCATTATATCTTTCATATTCCCTATGAGGTAGGGGGAGAAGTTGGAAAATATATTCTTTTTATTGGTTTGGGTCTCACTGTAATTTTGGCTTTAATTCAAAAAAGATTGCAAGGTCTTGGCGAAATTATGCATGTCATTGAAGTATTCGCAGACGTGATGTCTTATCTGCGGATTTATGCGCTTTCACTTGCAGGTATGATTATGGGAGCTACTTTTAATCAAATTGGAACCTCTATGCCCATCTATATCGGGATTTTTGTTATGATCGCTGGCCATGCGATTAATATTACTTTAGCAATTATGGGAGGAGTGATCCATGGGTTACGTCTGAATTTTATTGAATGGTATCACTATAGTTTTGATGGTGGAGGGAAAGAATTTTGTCCTTTAAAAATGATTAAATTAGATTAG
- a CDS encoding ATP synthase subunit C, with amino-acid sequence MNYDVVGPALVLGLAMIGSSFGCGIAGMASHAIMARIDEGHGKMIGMSAMPSSQAIYGFILMLLMNGAIKEQSLSPLGGIAIGISVGFALLFSSVMQGKCCATGIQASAKQPSIYGKCYAAIGIVESFSLFSFVFALLLI; translated from the coding sequence ATGAATTATGATGTTGTTGGGCCAGCTCTTGTCCTTGGACTCGCAATGATTGGCAGTTCATTTGGATGCGGAATTGCTGGAATGGCTTCCCATGCTATAATGGCTCGTATTGATGAGGGACATGGCAAGATGATCGGCATGTCTGCGATGCCATCATCGCAAGCAATTTATGGATTTATTCTGATGCTTCTTATGAATGGAGCCATTAAAGAGCAGTCTCTTTCTCCCTTAGGAGGTATTGCGATTGGAATTTCAGTAGGTTTTGCTTTGCTCTTCTCATCTGTGATGCAAGGAAAATGTTGTGCAACTGGGATTCAAGCTTCAGCAAAACAGCCATCCATTTATGGAAAGTGTTATGCTGCGATTGGGATTGTCGAATCTTTTTCTCTTTTTTCCTTTGTATTCGCGTTACTTTTGATTTAG